A portion of the Cryptomeria japonica chromosome 5, Sugi_1.0, whole genome shotgun sequence genome contains these proteins:
- the LOC131050750 gene encoding methylesterase 17 isoform X1, whose protein sequence is MTVDNECHDKPMTVENGCHDKHGKFHFVLIHGAGHGAWCWYKIVHLLQNAGHKVTVLDLTGAGISPVNPDSIISFEDYDAPLMNFLAQISNSEKVVLVGHSAGGLSLSHAIHVFGYKIAVAVFIAATMLPSGFFSEQDVQLGVPDLLKVSEFHHGLGPEHPPTTSKIIPEFQRETLYQLSPPEDAALASLLIRPAPLLAFQTAKFHEESDEFLKVPRVYMKTLQDRVILLEKQEAMIKLWPPDNVLSMDTDHSPFFSSPLELHTHLLQIAQLFP, encoded by the exons ATGACAGTGGATAATGAGTGCCATGACAAACCAATGACAGTGGAAAATGGATGCCATGATAAACATGGCAAGTTCCACTTTGTACTGATACATGGTGCAGGCCATGGAGCTTGGTGTTGGTACAAAATTGTTCATCTTCTTCAAAACGCAGGGCATAAGGTGACTGTCTTGGATCTTACAGGGGCAGGCATCAGCCCTGTCAATCCCGATTCTATCATTTcttttgaagattatgatgcaCCTCTTATGAACTTTTTAGCTCAGATATCCAACTCTGAAAAG GTTGTGCTAGTTGGTCACAGTGCAGGAGGGCTAAGCTTGAGCCATGCAATCCATGTGTTTGGTTATAAGATTGCAGTTGCAGTTTTTATTGCTGCAACAATGCTGCCAAGTGGGTTTTTCTCAGAGCAAGATGTTCAGCTG GGAGTTCCAGACTTGTTGAAAGTGAGTGAATTCCACCATGGTCTTGGTCCAGAGCATCCCCCAACAACTTCTAAAATCATCCCAGAATTCCAAAGAGAAACCCTCTATCAACTCAGCCCTCCCGAG GATGCAGCTCTGGCTTCACTCCTCATAAGACCAGCACCACTATTggcattccagacagccaaatttcatgAAGAGTCAGACGAATTCCTGAAGGTTCCAAGAGTTTACATGAAAACATTGCAGGACAGAGTAATTTTATTAGAAAAACAGGAGGCCATGATCAAACTATGGCCTCCTGACAATGTCCTAAGCATGGATACTGATCACAGTCCTTTCTTCTCTTCACCTCTGGAACTCCATACACACCTGCTTCAAATTGCCCAGCTTTTCCCATGA
- the LOC131050750 gene encoding methylesterase 17 isoform X2 produces MTVDNECHDKPMTVENGCHDKHGKFHFVLIHGAGHGAWCWYKIVHLLQNAGHKVVLVGHSAGGLSLSHAIHVFGYKIAVAVFIAATMLPSGFFSEQDVQLGVPDLLKVSEFHHGLGPEHPPTTSKIIPEFQRETLYQLSPPEDAALASLLIRPAPLLAFQTAKFHEESDEFLKVPRVYMKTLQDRVILLEKQEAMIKLWPPDNVLSMDTDHSPFFSSPLELHTHLLQIAQLFP; encoded by the exons ATGACAGTGGATAATGAGTGCCATGACAAACCAATGACAGTGGAAAATGGATGCCATGATAAACATGGCAAGTTCCACTTTGTACTGATACATGGTGCAGGCCATGGAGCTTGGTGTTGGTACAAAATTGTTCATCTTCTTCAAAACGCAGGGCATAAG GTTGTGCTAGTTGGTCACAGTGCAGGAGGGCTAAGCTTGAGCCATGCAATCCATGTGTTTGGTTATAAGATTGCAGTTGCAGTTTTTATTGCTGCAACAATGCTGCCAAGTGGGTTTTTCTCAGAGCAAGATGTTCAGCTG GGAGTTCCAGACTTGTTGAAAGTGAGTGAATTCCACCATGGTCTTGGTCCAGAGCATCCCCCAACAACTTCTAAAATCATCCCAGAATTCCAAAGAGAAACCCTCTATCAACTCAGCCCTCCCGAG GATGCAGCTCTGGCTTCACTCCTCATAAGACCAGCACCACTATTggcattccagacagccaaatttcatgAAGAGTCAGACGAATTCCTGAAGGTTCCAAGAGTTTACATGAAAACATTGCAGGACAGAGTAATTTTATTAGAAAAACAGGAGGCCATGATCAAACTATGGCCTCCTGACAATGTCCTAAGCATGGATACTGATCACAGTCCTTTCTTCTCTTCACCTCTGGAACTCCATACACACCTGCTTCAAATTGCCCAGCTTTTCCCATGA